acatacagatctcatattactgtattgaattattatattaaaatatttaaatattgatgtTAAAAGTGTATCATTTATATAGTTATGTTAAACATTAAACGTTAAACATTccttattaaacatgtatttatttgttacatttgtctgtgtagcagatatatattattactgtgtaaaacctagcagatatatattattactgtgtaaaacctagcagtactactgattcctctgagagtgagacagatatatattattactgtgtaaaacctagcagtactactgattcctctgagagtgaggcagatatatattattactgtgtaaaacctagcagatatatattattactgtgtaaaacctagcagtactactgattcctctgagagtgagacagatatatattattactgtataaaacctagcagttctactgatttctctgagagtgagacagatatatattattactgtataaaacctagcagtactactgattcctctgagagtgaggcagatatatattattactgtgtaaaacctagcagtactactgattcctctgagagtgagacagatatatattattactgtgtaaaacctagcagtactactgatttctctgagagtgagacagatatatatatatatatatatatatattattactgtgtaaaacctagcagtactactggatGAGAGTGagacatgattatttgtctctgaaaaaaacaaaactTATAAACATAATTTCTTTAACGTTCGCGACGCTAAATGAATTTCGTTATtaaaaatgacacactgctcgcgccattaactaacgtctggaagtcagttctatttgtgaaactcttcttatgtttccccatctgagctcagagtagatgagagatgtaatgtttgtctctgttgtgttgaagtccaatcaagcaggagagaccagcctcccctgttcccagctgtgtgtccatgaagagtgactggTCTATGATTCTACCTATAAActttagagagggagacttttctactgaacaaaggtaagaagaactcatgggtcctggtcagtgagataaacaacactgtctctagtcatttctcctctcccattttcccatttattgttgttgttttcataatccataggctcatcattttgtccattttcatattcctaaaacaatattaaacaaacacaacattccctccgtgtgcgtgtgtgtgtgtgtgtgtgtgtgtgtgtgtgtgtgtgtgtgtgtgtgtgtgaactccctggatgaggagatgtaatctcatgttttgtccacagaaaccaacaggagagatcagagtcagagattctcagttgtcagtcttcccagagtcatcaaacagacctggcctccatattcagtgtatgtggtcctgttatgtacatttgtttttgtttacctcaagtaaagttgatctgtcaatcattcattaaTGTGTTAATGAGAAAGCATTTAGTCTCTTGCTTAACTTATTTACTTAATTTATTCCAGATGCTTGAAGAGAATATTATGACATTTGTGAAGAACGAGCTGAAGATGTTCAAGAGGATTCTTAGTCCAGAACTCCCAGAAGGCTTTGAGAGTCAGAAGCAGGATAAGGAAGTGGTGGACCCTGAAGATGAGCagcaggagagcagtgccagagagggggctctgaagatcacactgcacatcctgaggaaaatgaaccagaaggagcttgctgacacactggagaaatgtaagatctgtctgcctcatgttgaatggtgttttataacatttaaaagctgtagctaaagtacagcgaaagtagctgtgtaactcaatgatattgtagcagccttaacacaacacctagtgacctcatcaagTAGCAGCAGGGACGTGTTGTGGTGAttaaattagagagagagagaacattaataataccatccataataccaataataatataatcagtcacaccagtctgtaatgcattatgaaaacatttacacatttagacagtcagttaagagaataaattattataatgtaCAACTTTATAACAGTCCTACAATACTGTAGACATTAAAACAGACGTAATATTAATATCCTCTGTGTTATTTCTAGATTCAGATGAGCTTGCAGTGATTTGCCAACGTGAACTCAAATCTAatctaaagaagaagtttcaatgtgtatttgaggggatcgctaaacaaggaaacccaacacttctcaataagatctacacagagctctacatcacagagggtggaacaggagaggtcaataatgaacatgagctgagacagattgagacaacatccaggaaacaagcaagaccagagactgcaatcaaatgtaacgacatcttcaaacccttaactggacaagacaaacctatcagaactgtgctgacaaagggagtcgctggcattggaaaaacagtctctgtgcagaagttcattctggactgggctgaaggaaaagcaaatcaggatgtccaatttgtattttcattccctttccgggagctgaatttgatgaaagaggacaaacacactttcattgaacttctcaatcacttctcaatggaaaccaaacaaTCAGGAATCTCCATCTACAACAAGTAcaaagttctgttcatctttgatggtctggatgagtgccgactgcccctagacttccagaagaacaagatctgttgggacgtcacagagtcaacctcagtggatgttctgctgacaaatctcatcaagggaaatctgcttccctctgctctcctctggataactacccgacctgcagcagccaataagATCCCCCCTGagtgtgttgaccaggtgacagaggtacgaggTTTCAGtgacccacagaaggaggagtacttcaggaagagattcagtgatgaggacctggccagcagaatcatctcacacataaagacatcaaggagcctccacatcatgtgccacattccagtcttctgttggatttctgcaacagtccttgaacacatgctgaaacataagagagaagagatgccgaagactctgactgagatgtacacacaccttgtggtgtttcataccaaacagaagaatgaaaagtatcttgggaaagaagagacaggtccacactggaataaagagagcattctgtcactgggaaaactggcttttcaacagcttgtgaatggcaatctgattttctatgaagaagacctgaaagagtctggcattgatgtcaatgaagcctcagtgtactcaggattgtgcacacagctctttaaagaggaatgtgggctgtaccaggacaaggtgttctgctttgttcatctgagcattcaggagtttctggctgctgtatatgtgttcctctcattcatcaacaacaatgAGAATCTAATGGATGAACTGCAAACAAAAGACGAGCCTGAAGTTACTTTCTACAAGAGTGCTGTGGATAAAGCCTTACAAAGTGAGACAGGAAACCTGGAccttttcctccgcttccttctaggcctctcactggagtccaatcagaagcacttacgAGGTATACTGACAAAGACAAGAAGCAGCTCACAGACCCATGAAGAAACAGTTAAGTACATCAAGGAGAAGATCAGGGAGAATCCCTCTCCAGAGAGGagcatcaatctgttccactgtctgaatgaactgaatgaccattctctagtggaggagatccAAAGCTACCTGAGATCAGGAAGTCTCTCAAAACCCAACCTGTCACCtgcacagtggtcagctctggtctttgtgttgctgacttcagaaaaggagctggatgtgtttgacctgaagaaatactccagatcagaggaaggtcttctgaggctgctgccagtggtcaaagcctccagagctgttctgtgagtaaataaaatgacatataAGAACTAATCATCAGGAAGAAATATTCAGTTTAGTGAAAAATATGAATTATAATATGTATAATATATTATTTTGAAAAACATACTGAATAAATGCATTGATTTTCACATTATAACATTATGACCATACAATTCTAGGAAACGGAAGATGAATCTATATGTTGTTTGAGAGAATTAACTAAATGCATCTGCCATTGTCCTTCTACACTACTGGTGTTAAATcaacagtgtgtttgtgaagtcatgatgatctctttgtcaggctgtcaggctgtggagtcacagagaaaggctgtgcttctctggtctcagctctggagtcaaacccctcacacctgagagagctggatctgggtaacaatgacctgaaggattcaggagtggagctgctctctaatggactggggaatccccactgtaaactggagactctgaggtcagtattcctgtagttggtcaacaagtgataactgttcaccagatccacatgtgtttaccagacacacatagtccacaccatatgtgtttggacagtgaagcttacGGTTTTAAAtttgtaaactggagactctgaggtcagtataatatatattgtggactgtatactcaatacaatctaaatctgatacttTGATAATTTATAATAATGATACACTATTTTATGAATAGATATGGCAGATTTCAGGATACTGATATATCTGAATATGTTGAAAAAATATACTGCCACTATTTTCACCCCCAAAGAATAtcagtgtgattttaatatgatttgactctttgcaggctgtcaggctgtctagtcacagaggaaggctgtgcttctctggtctcagctctgaggtcaaacccctcacacctgagagagctggatctgggtaacaatgacctgaaggattcaggagtgaagctgctctctgctggactggagaaTCCCCACTgcaaactggagactctgaggtcagtataaTATATATTGTGGACTGtttactcaatacaatctaaatctgatacctcactgtctaaatagatatggtgtggactgtatactcaatacagtctaaatctgatacctcactgtctaaatagatatggtgtggactgtatactcaatacaatctaaatctgattcctcactgtctgtcttctgactgatattgctttttaaactggtctggtcagtctactataatatttgtactagacatgtttctatctgcaggcaatactttgatcatttttcattttttatgatGATACACTATTTTACGAATAGATATGGCAGGTTTCAGAACACTGATATATCTGAATATGTTGAAAAAATATACTGCCACTATTTTCACCACCAATGAATATCACtgtgattttaatatgatttgactctttgcaggctgtcaggctgtctagtcacagaggaaggctgtgcttctctggtctcagctctgaggtcaaacccctcacacctgagagagctggacctgagctacaatcacccaggagactcaggagtcagactgctctctgctggactggaggatccacactgcagactggagaaactcaagtatgtagagggtttatgtcaatgttcatatcagACATGTTTGACTTATCAGGCTAGTTAAGACAAACATTCTGACCACCACTTGGACAAAGTTATATAATGACTATGCTGactgtgagtccagtgtgtgtgtcctgtatcTGTCCATTGTGTTTGGCCATTGTCCTTTCACACTGGCAAGACACACTCACTGAACACACATAGGACaccaacaggacacacacacacacacacacacacacacacacacacacacacacacactggacacacatagGACACCAAGTTatatgtctccagtgtgtgtgtgtgtgtgtgtgtctctccagtgtgtgtgtgtgtgtgtctctccagtgtgtgtgtgtgtctctccagtgtgtgtgtgtcaccagtgtgtgcgtgtgtttgtgagtgtgtgtcaccagtgtgtgtgtgtgtgtgtgtgtgtgtgtgtgtgttagtgtctccagtgtgtgtgtgtgtcaccagtgtgtgtgtgtgtgtgtgtgagtgtgtgtcaccagtgtgtgtcaccagtgtgtgtgtgtgtgtgtcaccagtgtgtgtgtcaccagtttgtgtgtgtgtgtgtgtgtctcctgtgtgtgtgtgtgtcaccagtgtgtgcgtgtctccagtgtgtgtgtcaccagtgtgtgtgtcaccagtttgtgtgtgtgtgtgtgtctcctgtgtgtgtgtgtgtgtctcctgtgtgtgtgtgtgtgttaccagtgtgtgtgtgtgtctccagtgtgtgtgagtgagtgtccattgtgtgtgtgtctccagtgtgtgtgagtgtgtgtttgtgtccccagtgtgtgtgtgtgtgtgtgtgtgtctccagtgtgtgtgtgtgtgtgtgtgttagtgtctccagtgtgtgtgtgtgtgtgtctccagtgtgtgtgtgtgtctccagtgtgtgtgtgtgtcaccagtgtgtgtgtgtgtcaccagtgtgtgtgtgtgtcaccagtgtgtgtgtgtgtgtgtgtgtgtgtgtgtgtgtgtgtgtgtgagtgagtgtgtgtcaccagtgtgtgtgtgtgtgtgtgtctcctgtgtgtgtgtgtgtctcctgtgtgtgtgtgtgtgtgtgtgtgtctctagtgtgtgtgagtgtgtgtccattgtgtgtgtgtctccagtgtgtgtgagtgtgtgtttgtgtccagtgtgtttgtgtctccagtgtgtgtgtgtgtgagtgtgtgtgtccagtgtctgtgtgtccagtgtgtgtgtgtccagtgtgtcctgtgtgtgtgtgtgtgtcaccagtgtgtgtgtgtgtgtctcctgtgtgtgtgtgtgtctcctgtgtgtgtgagtgtgtgtttgtgtccagtgtgtttgtgtccccagtgtgtgtgtgtgtgtccagttttgtgtgtgtgtgtgtgtgtgtctcctgtgtgtgtgagtgtgtgtccattgtgtgtgtgtctccagtgagtgtgtgtgtgtgtgtcctgtgtgtgtgtcctgtgtgtgtgagtgtgtgtccattgtgtgtgtgtctccagtgtgtgtgagtgtgtgtgtgtgtgtgtgtccagtgtgtcctgtgtgtgtttgtgtctagtgtgtttgtgtgtgtgtgtgtgtgtgtccagtgtgtcctgtgtgtgtttgtgtccagtgtgtcctgtgtgtgtgtgtgtccagtgtgtcctgtgtgtgtgtgtgtgtgtgtgtgtgtgtgtgtgtgtctgtccagtgtgtcctgtgtgtgtccagtgtgtcctgtgtgtgtgtctgtccagtgtgtgtgtgtgtgtgtgtgtctagtgtgtctagtgtgtccagtgtgtgtgtgtctagtgtgtccagtgtgtgtgtctcctgtgtgtgtgtgtccagtgtgtgtgtctagtgtgtctaatgtgtgtgtgtgtgtgtgtgtgtgtgtgtccagtgtgtgtgtctagtgtgtctaatgtgtctaatgtgtgtgtgtgtgtgtgtatccctcaatgactgtctgttcttctgcttaccgctacagtgtggaacatggtggagagaacagaatgaaacctggacttagaaaatgtgagtgttgactgctGTGAAGAATATGACTAAGAATAAGTCTTAATTCAAGTTAAGTCAAAGACCAACATCATTACTGACTTGGTCATATTAAATATCAGCTGTAGTTCTACAGAAGCACAAATCAGGGACACCAACGTTTACAAAGAGTtgatttgactgtgtgtgtgtgtgtgtgtgtgtgtgtgtgtgtgtgtgtgtgtgtgtgtgtgtgtgtaattaatgggaataagtgtgttttatattaccatacagtataacatatgatcattcaacaagtctcaagttaccttaacttctccttttgatacctagaaacatctacattaaatgaattagtgaaaagtgagttaacattctaatgtgaatgatgatgatttctaatattgtgtctggtttcatccatcagatgtctgtgatctcacactggacctaaacacagtaaacagacgcctctctctgtctgaggagaacagaaaggtgacatggaggagagaggagcagccgtatcctgatcacccagagagatttgaggTCTGGggacaggtgctgtgtagagagggtctgactgggcgctgttactgggaggtagagtggagtggggGGGCTGGtataggagtgacatataaaggaatcagcaggagaggagagggtgatgaCTGTTGGCTTGGATacaatgacaagtcctggagtctgTCCTGCTCTGACAACCGTTACTCTGCCAGGCACAATAATAATCCCACTACCATAGACGTCCCCCCCTCCAGCtcccacagagtaggagtgtatctggactggccagccggcactctgtccttctatagagcctcctctgacacactgacccacctgatcacattcacctccacattcactgagcccctctatccagggttttggGTTTATGATGTTGGTGACTCAGTGTCCctgaaataataaaaataataacacacacactggacatacacacacacacacactgcaaacacacacacacactggacacacacacacactggaaacacacacacactggaaacacacaaacacacactggaaacacacacacacactggacacacacacacacacactggacacacacacacactggaaacacacacacacacacacacacactggaaacacacacacgcacacacactggaaacacacacacacacgcacacacactggaaacacactggaaacacacacactggacacacacacactggaaacacacacacacacacactggacacacacacacactggaaacacacacacacactggacacacacacacacacacactggaaacacacacacacacactggaaacacacacactggaaacacacacacacacacactggacacacacacactggaaacacacacacacacacacacactggaaacacacacacactggacacatacacactggaaacacacacacacacacacactggaaacacacacacacacacacactggaaacacacacacacacacacacacacacacactggaaacacacacacacacacacactggaaacacacacacacacacacacactggaaacacacacacacacacactggacacacacacacactggaaacacacacacacacacacactggaaacacacacacacactggacacacacacacactggacacacactcacattacacacactcacacacacacacacacacacacacacactggacagagacacacacactggacagagacacacacactggacaaacacacacacacacactgggcaaagacacacacactggacagagacacacacacctgctggacacacactggacacacacacctgctggacacacacacacacacacacacacacacacactggacacacacacacactggacaaacacacacactggactcacaaacacacacacacacactggaaaaacacacacacacacactggaaaaacacacacacaaacacacacacacactggacaaacaaaacacacacacacacacacacacactggacaaacacacaaacacagacacacactagacacacacacacacacacactgaacacacacacacacacacacacacactggacatacacacacactgaacacacacacactggccaaaCACAAACAcgctggacaaacacacacactggactcacaaaaacacacacacacacacacacacacactggccaaaCACAAACAcgctggacaaacacacacactggactcacacacacacacactggacacacacacacacacactggactcacacccacgcacactggacacacacactggacacacatacacacacactggacaaacaaacacacactggacaaacaaacacacacacacacatacacacacactggacaaacaaacacacactcaaacacaggacgcacacacacacacaggaaacacacacacacacacacacacactggacagagacacacacacaatggacaaacacacacacacacctgctggacacacacactggatacacacacacacacacacacacacactggacacacacacacagtggacaaacacacacactggactcacaaacacacacacacatactggacaaacacacacacacacacacactggacaaaccaaaacacacacacacgctggacacaaacacacacacactgaacacacacacacgcaagacacacactggacacacacacacacacacactgaacacacacacacacactgaaaacacacacacacacacactggacacacacacactgaaaacacacacacacacacactggacaaataaacacacacactggacacacacacacacactggactcacacacacacacaaacaaacaccgtggacacacaccggacacacacacactggacacacacactggactaacacaaacacacacacacattggacacacacacacacacactggacaaacacaaacacacattggacacacacatGCGCGTCTTCCTATAATTGTGACCTTGACCCAGGACCTCTTACAATAACATGTATTTTATGTTGAATAACAAATTGTACAATTATatacaattatatataattatatatggacatacgctccatagttgtacaattatatataattatatatggacatacgctccatagttgtacaagTATACAAGGATATATTGTACTGTTCATAATAAAACAGACTTGAAACAAGAAAAGGCTGTTAATTGTGAAAACAGTTTGTTTATTGATTTAACGtttcctctgtcaggttgatgttaacctgcgactggttgaaacatgaaacaaatatgaaatgaaatacaaaacaattaaatatgtggaatagaattaaacaaattgtacaattagtacaacagagtgttgtgatgcagggttactatagcaacagagtgttgtgatgcagggttactatagcaacagagtgttgcaatgcagggtcactatagcaacagagtgttgtgatgtagggtcactatagcaacagagttctctctgctctctcttctctgctctctctctgctctctctttctgctctgctctctctgttctctgctctctctgctctctctctctgctctctctctcttctctgctctctctctgctctctctgctctctcttctctgctctctctctgctctcttctcctcgctCTGCTCTATCAgctctctcagcctgctctctgctctctctgctctctctctgctctctctgccctcttctctctcactctctgctctctctctctatctgctctctctctgctctctctgctctctctctgctctctgctctctctgctctctctctgctctctctgccctcttctctctcactctctgctctcttctcctcgctCTGCTCTATCAgctctctcagcctgctctctgctctctctctgctctctgctctctctgctctctctgctctctctctgctctctctgccctcttctctctcactctctgctctctctcactctctgctctctctgctctctctgctctctctgctctctctctgctc
The genomic region above belongs to Oncorhynchus kisutch isolate 150728-3 unplaced genomic scaffold, Okis_V2 scaffold3909, whole genome shotgun sequence and contains:
- the LOC116372092 gene encoding NACHT, LRR and PYD domains-containing protein 3-like, with protein sequence MSLSGEREEGGPASKMSLSAEHDTNVKRGQCSKMSLSGKREEGGPASKMNLSEGHDTKAKSPIKQERPASPVPSCVSMKSDQSMIQPINFREGDFSTEPSHKDNVARPVNTSGFHSRRQTSRNWISSTTSPIKQERPASPVPSCVSMKSDWSMILPINFREGDFSTEQRNQQERSESEILSCQSSQSHQTDLASIFSMLEENIMTFVKNELKMFKRILSPELPEGFESQKQDKEVVDPEDEQQESSAREGALKITLHILRKMNQKELADTLEKYSDELAVICQRELKSNLKKKFQCVFEGIAKQGNPTLLNKIYTELYITEGGTGEVNNEHELRQIETTSRKQARPETAIKCNDIFKPLTGQDKPIRTVLTKGVAGIGKTVSVQKFILDWAEGKANQDVQFVFSFPFRELNLMKEDKHTFIELLNHFSMETKQSGISIYNKYKVLFIFDGLDECRLPLDFQKNKICWDVTESTSVDVLLTNLIKGNLLPSALLWITTRPAAANKIPPECVDQVTEVRGFSDPQKEEYFRKRFSDEDLASRIISHIKTSRSLHIMCHIPVFCWISATVLEHMLKHKREEMPKTLTEMYTHLVVFHTKQKNEKYLGKEETGPHWNKESILSLGKLAFQQLVNGNLIFYEEDLKESGIDVNEASVYSGLCTQLFKEECGLYQDKVFCFVHLSIQEFLAAVYVFLSFINNNENLMDELQTKDEPEVTFYKSAVDKALQSETGNLDLFLRFLLGLSLESNQKHLRGILTKTRSSSQTHEETVKYIKEKIRENPSPERSINLFHCLNELNDHSLVEEIQSYLRSGSLSKPNLSPAQWSALVFVLLTSEKELDVFDLKKYSRSEEGLLRLLPVVKASRAVLLSGCGVTEKGCASLVSALESNPSHLRELDLGNNDLKDSGVELLSNGLGNPHCKLETLRLSGCLVTEEGCASLVSALRSNPSHLRELDLGNNDLKDSGVKLLSAGLENPHCKLETLRLSGCLVTEEGCASLVSALRSNPSHLRELDLSYNHPGDSGVRLLSAGLEDPHCRLEKLNVEHGGENRMKPGLRKYVCDLTLDLNTVNRRLSLSEENRKVTWRREEQPYPDHPERFEVWGQVLCREGLTGRCYWEVEWSGGAGIGVTYKGISRRGEGDDCWLGYNDKSWSLSCSDNRYSARHNNNPTTIDVPPSSSHRVGVYLDWPAGTLSFYRASSDTLTHLITFTSTFTEPLYPGFWVYDVGDSVSLK